AGACTGACCGTGTCGACGTCGAAGTGATCGGGCCGTCCGAAGCGTTGGACCTCGAGACCGAGTGCGGCTCGGGACTCTGCCAGCAGTTAGCCGGTGACTTCCTCTTCCATTGCCACGTGGCGCACCATTATGTGGCGGGCATGTGGGGCTACTGGCGCGTGTACAACACCCTGCAGCAGGGTGATATGCGGAACGATGTGATGCCGGATCTGCGTGAGTTGCCGGATCGCAAAGGCCGCATCAAGACTCCGATTACCTCGGATAAGTTAGTGGGCCAGACCGTCGATTGGTTCGGCAAGGCCTTCAAGATTGTCGACAAGGGCAAGAGCGATTGGAAGTCCAATCCTGCCACCATCACCATCAAGGATTGGGTGGAAATGCAGTTGCCCACCATGGGCAAGCCTGGTCACAAGAACGACGAAAAGGGCCAGACGATTTCCTACGATGCCACCGTGTTGGATTGGGCGTGGGAAGGCACTCGTGCGATGAGCGAGCCCGAGAGCACGATCGACAATCCGAAGTACCGGTCCTCTCATCCGGGCAAGCGGCACCCGATTACGTTTGAGCCGTTGACGGGAAAGGTGGCGTGGCCGCATTTGACGCCGCACTTCGGCAAGCGCGTGATGTTCTCGCCGAACCACGTCGGTGCGCCCTGGCTGGAGATGATCCGCCGGGATGCGAACGGCGAGGAGAGTGTGGATCAGGCATTGCCTGGTGAAAATGGAAATTGGAGCCTTTGCCCGGCCAATGCCGGACGGAAGAACTACAATGTCCACTTCATCAAGCTCCCGATCACGATTGCCAAGAAGACGGGCAAGGAGCCGGCCGTGGTCGATCCGAACGGATTGATCTTCGTGCTCCATGAAGAGGAAGCCGACGTTCGTAAGAACGATGACTTGAAGTATCCCCTGGTTGTCCGCGGTAACATCTACGATTGCGTGGATTGGACGCTGACGAGCGAGTGGGATGACGACGACTACACGAATTTCCAGTCGTCGAAAATCAATACACATTGGCATTTCCTGCAGTTCGACAATCAGGCATCCGACGGCGTGATCACCGGGTTCTCGTACGAACAGTCGGTGCGGCCGTTCACGATGTTGGAAAAGAAGAACCCAAAGGGACTGCCGGTTCCGATGAATACCGTGTTCACCGCCGCCGCCAAGAAGGGCGCGACGACGATTACGGTGAAGAATGCCAAGCAATTCCATGTCGGCACGCTGCTGTTGGTGGGTGCAGATAATGTGAAGGGCAATGAAATCTCCCGTATCAAGGCGATCAACGGCAACACGATTACCTTGGCCAAGGGCCTGAAGCACGATCACCCGGCCAACGACATCGTGACGGTCGAGTTCGTGCGGCAGCGGTTCTGGGTCGATGCGGACGTGGGAACCGTGTTCTGGCACGACCATGCGTTCGGGGCGACCACGTGGCCGCATGGTGGATTCGGGACCTTCATTGCCGAGCCGGTGGGCTCGACCTATCATGACCCGAAGACCGGAAAATTGGTGTGGAGCGGACCGATCGCGGACATTCATACCAACGAGCCGGTGGGCCATGGCGTGAACAATAGCTTCCGCGAGTTGATGGTGCAGGTGCACGATACCGTGCCTCACACGGTCAACATCGTGACGGCGGGCAATCCTCCTGGGCAGCCGATCGAAGTGGCACTCGAGGCAGGGAAGACCGTGTCCTTTGCCATGCCGGAGAAGATTTACATGACGCCGATGCCGTTCCTGAACGGTGGAACGCACACCACGGGAAGCGGCTTAAACTTCAGAGCGGCGCCGATTGCACAGCGGTTGGCGACGAATCCTGATGTGTCACAGGTCTTCAACAGCCAGATCCATGGCGATCCGTACACGCCGACGCTCCGTGCCTATGTCGGCGATACGATGGTATTCCGTCTCTTGCACACGCTCATGAATGAGTCGATGGTCTGGACGTTGTCCGGCCACACCTTCTGGACTGAGCGGTATGCTTCGGATGCCAATCGGAAGAACTCCATCCACATCGGCATTGCCGAGCGCTACGACCTCGTGGTGCCGGAGGCGGGTGGAAGCCGGCACTTGGCTGGCGACTACATTCACTTCAATGGCCGGTCCTCGAAGTTCTCCGAGGGCGGCTGGGGTATCATCCGAGTGTTGGATAAGGAGCAGGGAGATTTGAAGAAACTGCCCGCAGGCTTCTCCAACAAGGGTGAAATGCCCAAGGCCTTGCCGGTGTGCCCCGGCGATGCGCCGGTGAAGCACTTCAACGTGGTCGCGATGGATTTCCCTGGTATGAAGTTCAACGCGAAGGCGCCGAACGAAATCGAAGTCGACTTCGAGCGCAAGATTCTCACGACCAATCCTGAGGCGAAGATTTATGCCTTGGAGGAGGACGTGGCAAAGGTGGCCGGTGGAACGCAGCCGATGCCGTTGACCCTGCGGGTGAATGCGGGCGACTGTGTCAAGGTTCATCTCAAGAACAAGATGAAGGAGAGCAAGGCCTCCTTCTCGGCGATCGGTCTCGCCTTCGATCCGAAGGATTCTATGGGGGCGAACGTCGGAAACAATCCAGGTGATCAGACGGTGGTCCCTGGAGGTGAGCGCGACTACACCTATTACGCGGATCCTTTCAACGGGGAAACTGCGTCGTTGGTGTGGGATTGGGGCAATGTGATGACCAATCCGCGGAACGGCTTGTTCGGGGCCATCGTGGTCGGTCCGAAGGGATCGAAGTATCGTGACCCGAAGACCGGTGCCGACCTGTCCACCAAGAACGCGTGGGCAGCCGATGTCATCATTGACCGGTCCATCCCGGGCAATGAAATGCGCGCGAACTACCGTGACGTGGCGTTGTTCTTCCAGGACGAAGACAACATCATCGGCACGAGTTTCATGCCGTATGTGCAGAATGTGGCGGGTTTGACCGGCGTCAACTACCGGTCGGAGCCGTACAAGTTCCGCGAGGAACAGGGGTGTTCGCTCGGGAAGGTCTTCCAGCCGTGTAAGGCGGACAAACCGGAAGATCCTGCAACCCCGATCATCGAGGCCCATGCCGGCGACCCGGTCCGCATCCACGTGCTGGGCGTGAGCAATGAGCAGAACGGCATGTTCAGCGTCGAAAAGCACGAGTGGCCGATTGAGCCGTTCATGCGCGGCGCCGACCAGATCAGCGTCGTCGAGTACTCCGGATCGGAGACGATCGATGCGTTTATTCCGTCTGCCGGTGGCATGTACCGCCTGCCCGGAGACTATGTGTACAGCAACCAACGGTTGCCGTATTCCCAGTCGGGACAGTGGGGATATGTCAGGGTGTTGCCGTCCGGTGACACCAGGCTGTTGCCGCTGACCGGTACCGGTGCTGGAACCAAGAGTGCGGAAGTGGACCAGCCAATGATCCACGCGATACCCGTCGCGTCAAAGTAGGCTGCGTACATCTCTCACGAGGCGACGAGGGGGGAGCCCGAAAGGGCTCCCCCCTTTTGTTATGAGACGGGGATTGTGTATGATCGGAAAAATGCCGACATGCAGGTTGGCGCACGTCCTGTACACGAAGGCCTCGTTGTTGAGGAGACTATATATGCGAATGATTAGACTCGCTCTTTTTGCTGCTCTGAGTGTTTTCTCTTCTCCATCATGGGCTTATGAGGAAATGACCGTCGTGGATGGTGGTAGTATCACCGGGACGGTCACGATGACGGGGGGGAAACCGACTCCGAAAGGATATAACCTGATCACGTTTCCAGATCCTGTGTATTGCGGGCGTATTTCAACCGGGACGGGTTGGAGAATCCTCGATGAATTTTCAGTGACTTCAGGAAGTGGATTAAAGGATGTGGTTGTGCTCCTGACGGACGCCACGAAGGGCAAGCCGTTCACATTCGAACCGCTCACGATCGAGGCGCGAGACTGTCGCTTTCTCCCGTTTGTCACGGTCGTCAGAGACGGTTCCGAGGTGACGGTCATGAACATGGATCCGGTCATGCACGACATTCAAGCCTACGAAACGTCCCAACTCGGCCCGCGCGTGCTGTTTAACACGCCGCTGCCCATGAATCCCCATCACAAGCGGTTTGTCACGGCGGAAAGCCATGAGCACTTGGCCGGTGAGCCCGTGAAGGAAGCGATTCACATGACGAAGGGGCGCCGCATTTTTGTGATGCAATGTGGATTTCACGCCTATATGGAGAGCTGGGGAATGGCGGTCGACAATCCCTATTACGTGCTGACCACCGACGGCGGCACCTTTACGCTCACCGATGTGCCGCCAGGCGACTACACCCTGATGGCGTGGCACCCGGGATTGGGGACGATGCTACAGAAGAAAGTCACGGTTACGGAGAAGGGGATATCCACGGTTGATTTCGCGTTTGAGGCTCCGAAAGGGCGGCGTAGCGTCCATGAGATTGAGCATAATCCGCATTACGGACCGGAGTCGCTTGGGAAGCTTGTCGATATCCGCCCGACGCTGGAACGGCAGGTTCCGTAGCCGCGTGTGAATGACAGACAAGGAAGGTCATCATGCTGAATCGAACTCAGAAGATTCATTCCTTCGCAGTGGCTGTGCTGATGTGGCTGGGGCAGGTCGTGTCGCCGGTTGGAGCCTATGAAGTGATCGACGTGCAGCACGGCGGCACATTGGATGGGACGATCACGCTGGCCGGTGCGATTCCTGAGCCCAAAGGGTTCAATCTCATCACATTCCCGGACCCTACCTATTGCGGGCGGATCTCCAATGGCAAGGGGTGGCGCTTGCTCCACGACTTTATCGTGGCCCCGGAGGGCGGGCTGAAGAACGCGATTGTCACGCTCGAAGGTGTTGAATCGGGTAAACCATTTGATATGTCGGTGCCGTTGATCGAAGCTCGGGATTGCATGTTCCAGCCCTGGATCACGATCGTGCGGAACGGGCATGCGGTGGAAGTGGTGAACATGGACCCCGTGATGCACGACATCCAAGGCTATGAAACCTCGCCGGAGGCGGGGGCACGAGTGTTGTTCAATACCCCGCTGATTTTGAATCATCAACATCAACGCGGCAACATGCGCGCAATCCATAATCATGCGCCGGGAAAATCGCTGGTTGGCCCAATTTACTTGAACAAGGGTCGTCGGACCTTCTACATGCAGTGCGGCTTCCACGCGTACATGGAAAGCTGGGCCATGGCCGTGAACAATCCGTATTATGCGGTGACGGATGAGCAGGGGGCGTTCAGGCTCGAGAACATCCCGCCGGGCACCTATCAAATGGTGGTCTGGCATCCACAGGCAGGGCCAGGGGTCACCCGCACCATTACCATCGCTCCGGATGGAACCACGACTGAACGCGTGGCGCTACCGGCTCCGAAGGGAAACCGTACCGCTTACAAAGTCATGGACAATCCACGGTTTGGTCTTGAATCGCTCGGTCATCCGGTGGAGATCGAGCCGTTGGTGGAGCATCAGCACTAGGCGAGTTTGGGGAAGAGCTCGGCAATGGGCCCTGCTGGGCTGCTTGTCGATGAGCCTGTGTCTGGCATGTGCCGCAAGCACCTGGGCACACGAGCCTGCCTCAGTGGCTTCGGCTCCTCCAGCGGTCGAGTTCTCTGCGTCGCTGGTCAAGCGGGTGGAGGGGCGCCGGTTTGAGGCACAGGTGTTTGCTAAGAGTGATCGCCTACGGCTGGAGTACAAGTATGCGATCAAGACCGAACTCGGCTATTCCAGCATAGAAATCATACGATTGGACAAACGCGAGTCGTGGTTTGTGCTGGCCCAGCGCCGGCAAATTCT
The sequence above is a segment of the Nitrospira sp. genome. Coding sequences within it:
- a CDS encoding carboxypeptidase regulatory-like domain-containing protein, yielding MRMIRLALFAALSVFSSPSWAYEEMTVVDGGSITGTVTMTGGKPTPKGYNLITFPDPVYCGRISTGTGWRILDEFSVTSGSGLKDVVVLLTDATKGKPFTFEPLTIEARDCRFLPFVTVVRDGSEVTVMNMDPVMHDIQAYETSQLGPRVLFNTPLPMNPHHKRFVTAESHEHLAGEPVKEAIHMTKGRRIFVMQCGFHAYMESWGMAVDNPYYVLTTDGGTFTLTDVPPGDYTLMAWHPGLGTMLQKKVTVTEKGISTVDFAFEAPKGRRSVHEIEHNPHYGPESLGKLVDIRPTLERQVP
- a CDS encoding carboxypeptidase regulatory-like domain-containing protein; amino-acid sequence: MLNRTQKIHSFAVAVLMWLGQVVSPVGAYEVIDVQHGGTLDGTITLAGAIPEPKGFNLITFPDPTYCGRISNGKGWRLLHDFIVAPEGGLKNAIVTLEGVESGKPFDMSVPLIEARDCMFQPWITIVRNGHAVEVVNMDPVMHDIQGYETSPEAGARVLFNTPLILNHQHQRGNMRAIHNHAPGKSLVGPIYLNKGRRTFYMQCGFHAYMESWAMAVNNPYYAVTDEQGAFRLENIPPGTYQMVVWHPQAGPGVTRTITIAPDGTTTERVALPAPKGNRTAYKVMDNPRFGLESLGHPVEIEPLVEHQH
- a CDS encoding multicopper oxidase domain-containing protein, whose product is MDCQWFTRVTLRALSVIAGGALVCLPLTASAESQLHADQAVPQHTAMSHQLPSWAEKLKGQTIVEDSMAGKPERSAMVEQQHQRIMEHLTNDPQAQAVNTGMFNTQTMMHQYGAGGQDLLLMSDPRVEPVAMTGGGKCPATAPVKQYNVSAINVEITLNQWLDFYPGYMYTLDENLDKVRAEETKNRESRDKEGFDPGAVIPGVQAQWIQPLTLRGNQGDCVKIKLTNKLEGGEDVSLHVHGSNMVVSATGAAATTTNSDTIVAKEKSGEFEWYIHPSTQEGVRQFHTFANDRELTVMGLFGSFVVEPRGSEYLEPLGNGDPTPATSGWQVIIRNGTGPDFREFVLYYHEVGDEAFRPVNKKGDFLPQRDPLTDAYRPGGRAINYRSEPFGINNMHVQHEYFGFEDESMGYSSYTFGDPSPTIPRSYMGDPAKFRLVHGGSEVFHSHHPHGGTIRWPRSPRAIDDMNLWTTSANGPVKYPVIRAKTDRVDVEVIGPSEALDLETECGSGLCQQLAGDFLFHCHVAHHYVAGMWGYWRVYNTLQQGDMRNDVMPDLRELPDRKGRIKTPITSDKLVGQTVDWFGKAFKIVDKGKSDWKSNPATITIKDWVEMQLPTMGKPGHKNDEKGQTISYDATVLDWAWEGTRAMSEPESTIDNPKYRSSHPGKRHPITFEPLTGKVAWPHLTPHFGKRVMFSPNHVGAPWLEMIRRDANGEESVDQALPGENGNWSLCPANAGRKNYNVHFIKLPITIAKKTGKEPAVVDPNGLIFVLHEEEADVRKNDDLKYPLVVRGNIYDCVDWTLTSEWDDDDYTNFQSSKINTHWHFLQFDNQASDGVITGFSYEQSVRPFTMLEKKNPKGLPVPMNTVFTAAAKKGATTITVKNAKQFHVGTLLLVGADNVKGNEISRIKAINGNTITLAKGLKHDHPANDIVTVEFVRQRFWVDADVGTVFWHDHAFGATTWPHGGFGTFIAEPVGSTYHDPKTGKLVWSGPIADIHTNEPVGHGVNNSFRELMVQVHDTVPHTVNIVTAGNPPGQPIEVALEAGKTVSFAMPEKIYMTPMPFLNGGTHTTGSGLNFRAAPIAQRLATNPDVSQVFNSQIHGDPYTPTLRAYVGDTMVFRLLHTLMNESMVWTLSGHTFWTERYASDANRKNSIHIGIAERYDLVVPEAGGSRHLAGDYIHFNGRSSKFSEGGWGIIRVLDKEQGDLKKLPAGFSNKGEMPKALPVCPGDAPVKHFNVVAMDFPGMKFNAKAPNEIEVDFERKILTTNPEAKIYALEEDVAKVAGGTQPMPLTLRVNAGDCVKVHLKNKMKESKASFSAIGLAFDPKDSMGANVGNNPGDQTVVPGGERDYTYYADPFNGETASLVWDWGNVMTNPRNGLFGAIVVGPKGSKYRDPKTGADLSTKNAWAADVIIDRSIPGNEMRANYRDVALFFQDEDNIIGTSFMPYVQNVAGLTGVNYRSEPYKFREEQGCSLGKVFQPCKADKPEDPATPIIEAHAGDPVRIHVLGVSNEQNGMFSVEKHEWPIEPFMRGADQISVVEYSGSETIDAFIPSAGGMYRLPGDYVYSNQRLPYSQSGQWGYVRVLPSGDTRLLPLTGTGAGTKSAEVDQPMIHAIPVASK